The Echinicola rosea genome has a segment encoding these proteins:
- a CDS encoding WecB/TagA/CpsF family glycosyltransferase: MAYQLLGTEVDDFNLSSLLDFMVQSARSKERNIILSQNLHGIYTYHKSNSESLKSLYAIAKKRIDGMPLVWLGRALGYPLSKDNRLTWVDLMDPLMGRMRDEKLKVFYLGADEVSVSKGVKLLRDKFKGLEINYRHGYFDSQVESKENHDVVKMINTYEPDILIVGMGMPRQEHWILGNKDQLHAPVIMTCGAAIEYVAGTVSTPPRWMGRTGLEWLYRLQEDPNRFWFRYLIEPWYIFRLAASDLRKPPLKKLKT; this comes from the coding sequence ATGGCCTACCAACTACTCGGAACAGAAGTGGATGATTTTAACTTGTCTTCACTGCTCGATTTTATGGTGCAGTCTGCACGATCAAAAGAAAGGAATATCATCCTTAGCCAAAATCTTCACGGGATCTACACTTATCACAAGAGCAATTCAGAATCGCTAAAGAGCCTTTATGCAATAGCGAAAAAGAGAATCGATGGTATGCCTCTGGTATGGCTGGGAAGGGCACTGGGCTATCCTCTGTCAAAAGACAACAGGCTGACCTGGGTGGACCTCATGGATCCATTGATGGGCCGGATGAGGGATGAAAAGCTAAAAGTCTTTTACTTGGGTGCCGATGAAGTCAGTGTTTCCAAGGGCGTGAAGCTATTGAGAGACAAGTTTAAGGGATTGGAAATAAACTACCGCCACGGGTATTTTGACAGCCAAGTGGAAAGCAAGGAAAACCATGATGTGGTGAAGATGATCAATACGTATGAGCCGGATATTTTAATCGTGGGTATGGGAATGCCGCGACAGGAGCACTGGATCCTTGGCAATAAAGATCAACTGCATGCCCCGGTAATCATGACTTGTGGAGCCGCCATAGAATACGTGGCCGGCACCGTAAGCACACCGCCAAGATGGATGGGCAGAACGGGGCTGGAATGGCTTTACAGGTTACAGGAAGATCCCAATAGATTTTGGTTTCGTTACTTGATCGAGCCTTGGTATATTTTTAGACTCGCTGCCAGTGACCTTAGGAAGCCTCCTCTCAAGAAACTTAAAACCTAA
- a CDS encoding glycosyltransferase, with the protein MKLLYLSGAPRVSTQLKADAGGARAHILGVINGFKSMNWEVAEFIVGNRIMKSGHKTDFQKSLSKSVFKRLAADLIRITYGMYNNRLSFKKHAEVDCVYERLGAFQLMGMKFRKNGVPWILETNSVLYEEAKNDRKSIILSGICKKMEAQAYHSCDYLICVTDELKAMVLDHFDIDPAKILVVPNGVDTDRFDPESVTPIREHEGFTIGFVGSVIAWCGVDVLIRAVDVLKDEIPLKVTVVGDGLKKHDWETDCANAGLGDTIKFVGRKPWDQIPGYIGGFDVCYSGQVATKSGKMYHSPLKIYEYLSMGKPVLAARFQDASNMIQDGVNGFCFKSGDVNDLVQKIRDAYKRYQSGQFKPDEIRTPVVESHSWKSRIEYILKKTKTLN; encoded by the coding sequence ATGAAATTACTTTACTTGTCAGGAGCTCCGCGGGTTTCCACACAGTTGAAAGCCGATGCAGGTGGAGCCAGGGCCCACATTCTTGGTGTGATCAACGGTTTTAAATCCATGAACTGGGAAGTGGCGGAGTTTATCGTGGGAAACCGCATCATGAAAAGTGGCCATAAGACTGATTTTCAGAAGAGCCTTTCCAAAAGTGTTTTTAAACGGTTGGCCGCCGACCTTATCAGGATCACCTACGGTATGTATAATAACCGTCTTTCCTTTAAAAAACACGCTGAAGTGGACTGTGTTTACGAACGTCTGGGGGCCTTCCAATTGATGGGGATGAAATTTAGAAAGAATGGGGTCCCTTGGATTTTGGAAACCAATAGTGTGCTGTATGAAGAAGCCAAGAATGACCGGAAAAGCATCATCCTGTCAGGAATCTGCAAAAAGATGGAGGCACAGGCTTACCATTCCTGTGACTACCTGATCTGTGTTACCGATGAGCTCAAGGCGATGGTGCTGGATCATTTTGACATTGATCCCGCTAAGATTTTGGTGGTGCCTAATGGTGTGGATACGGATCGTTTTGACCCTGAAAGTGTCACGCCTATCCGGGAACACGAGGGATTTACCATAGGATTTGTCGGCTCGGTGATCGCTTGGTGTGGTGTAGATGTGCTGATCCGGGCGGTCGATGTGCTGAAAGATGAAATCCCCTTAAAGGTGACTGTTGTGGGGGATGGCTTGAAAAAGCATGATTGGGAAACTGATTGTGCCAATGCAGGCTTAGGGGACACCATCAAATTTGTGGGCAGAAAGCCTTGGGACCAGATTCCAGGTTATATCGGTGGGTTTGATGTCTGTTATTCGGGTCAAGTAGCGACTAAGTCTGGTAAAATGTACCATTCCCCTTTAAAGATTTACGAATACCTCTCCATGGGAAAACCAGTATTGGCCGCCAGGTTTCAAGATGCTTCCAATATGATCCAAGATGGCGTAAACGGTTTTTGCTTCAAATCCGGTGATGTCAATGACTTGGTCCAGAAAATAAGAGATGCCTACAAACGCTATCAGTCAGGGCAATTTAAGCCGGACGAAATCAGAACGCCCGTAGTGGAATCACACAGCTGGAAATCCAGGATCGAATACATTTTGAAAAAAACGAAAACGCTAAACTGA
- a CDS encoding polysaccharide pyruvyl transferase family protein: MEKKVTTYFQGNTQFENTGDVLINKSLIELFRTYGAVVINDEKLPAFYKDALVLASQEKSTVGKGSFYRQLFDKAWKSLFKKDQQVIMVAGPPGHIFGNSTKKIKKNLAYSAFLIVLRLLRVKVVRMGFSMGPIGKKQAVSERIRAWFTHHYWVRDSISLDLAHAIGISKARFFPDLAWTYHANGVNLSQARKEEIIFSFRDAIYKDDDGQRYKNALVDRLVYIIDHVKERYKLKITYQVLGDYGFCKELYEILSEKGYEVSFEEEQITLESAGKAYQNGVAIITNRLHGALLAAKYEVLPLVLSDIDKHLKIKGIYQDAGLQELLLEASETNGALLEKVLHLLERREQILEQMQQVEQQYHTLTLDSMAQVLKN, translated from the coding sequence ATGGAAAAGAAAGTCACTACTTATTTTCAGGGCAATACCCAATTTGAAAACACAGGGGATGTGCTCATCAATAAATCACTCATCGAATTGTTCAGGACATACGGAGCGGTAGTGATCAATGACGAAAAGTTACCGGCTTTTTATAAGGACGCCCTGGTCTTGGCGAGTCAGGAGAAAAGTACTGTTGGCAAGGGGAGCTTTTACAGGCAGCTTTTCGATAAGGCGTGGAAGAGCCTTTTCAAGAAAGACCAACAGGTGATTATGGTAGCAGGCCCTCCAGGGCATATTTTTGGTAATTCCACTAAGAAAATCAAAAAGAACTTAGCGTACTCGGCATTCTTGATTGTCTTAAGACTCCTGAGGGTGAAGGTGGTCAGGATGGGGTTCTCAATGGGGCCTATTGGCAAGAAGCAGGCGGTCAGTGAACGGATTAGAGCTTGGTTTACCCATCACTATTGGGTGAGGGACTCCATTTCGCTGGATCTTGCCCATGCGATAGGAATTTCCAAGGCACGTTTTTTTCCCGATCTGGCCTGGACTTATCATGCCAATGGGGTAAATCTGTCGCAAGCCCGCAAGGAAGAGATCATTTTTAGTTTCCGCGACGCCATTTACAAGGACGATGATGGACAGCGTTACAAAAACGCTTTGGTCGATCGACTGGTGTATATCATTGACCATGTAAAAGAGCGCTATAAGCTGAAGATTACTTATCAGGTGTTGGGGGATTATGGTTTTTGCAAAGAACTCTATGAAATACTTTCCGAGAAGGGCTACGAAGTGAGTTTTGAGGAGGAGCAGATCACTTTGGAATCGGCTGGGAAAGCGTATCAAAATGGCGTGGCCATCATTACCAACAGACTACACGGTGCCCTGCTGGCAGCTAAATACGAGGTGTTGCCGCTGGTACTTTCTGACATTGACAAGCACCTTAAGATCAAGGGTATTTACCAAGATGCGGGGCTGCAAGAGCTGCTATTGGAAGCTAGTGAAACCAATGGGGCGTTGTTGGAAAAAGTACTCCATTTACTGGAGCGACGTGAGCAGATCTTGGAGCAAATGCAGCAGGTCGAACAGCAATACCACACCCTGACTCTGGACAGCATGGCACAGGTGCTCAAAAACTGA
- a CDS encoding O-antigen ligase family protein, whose product MLISFFVLMLAFDFGTSFHSFLTTTNYEGTMVDRLGVFGNSLWISLSTFVIPIGFFLGYQRFAVLKLRDYKWEMVVLVMSILSFFNPMNPYPKSVLVFLCYAGQLFLSVNYIKGNFTQGEVLKGIFDGLMVITVLQTMLVIMYPLLGIEAALTFFKGEDMIDYALKREGYTSAVGIFGHPGTLALFCLITTIFFLSSYLNGFKKQLSFYCFFANVFIIVLTFSRTTYVTSAIIIGIVLISFYSKKSFFSFKNIVLASVGFVLFLGILYLSPLSELFLASDFENQIEVRFSSWFMGYDIWNRAKLLGVGINAHVYYMGHFIRVTQDLAVVEFITTNPIHNIHLIVLAETGLVGMVLWLSFFGSKMSSHTKSLKTRNIVVNIFSLATIGILISIFIYGFFGWAPLKREMITLTFLIGQVHVFKVYNHRTAHHYRPQPLDFTQQLVN is encoded by the coding sequence ATGCTGATCAGCTTTTTTGTGCTGATGTTGGCCTTTGATTTTGGGACTTCCTTCCATTCCTTCTTGACCACGACCAATTATGAAGGGACAATGGTCGATCGACTGGGCGTTTTTGGGAATTCTCTCTGGATTTCACTTTCCACCTTTGTGATTCCCATAGGCTTTTTCTTGGGTTACCAGCGTTTTGCGGTCCTTAAGCTAAGGGATTATAAGTGGGAAATGGTCGTTTTGGTGATGAGCATCTTGTCATTTTTTAATCCCATGAATCCTTACCCCAAATCCGTTTTGGTCTTTCTTTGTTATGCAGGGCAGTTATTTCTATCGGTGAATTACATCAAAGGCAATTTTACTCAAGGCGAAGTGCTGAAGGGCATTTTTGATGGACTGATGGTGATTACGGTTTTGCAGACAATGTTGGTCATCATGTATCCGTTGCTGGGGATAGAAGCTGCCCTGACTTTTTTTAAAGGTGAAGACATGATCGACTACGCGCTGAAGCGTGAAGGATATACCTCTGCGGTAGGGATATTTGGTCACCCGGGTACATTGGCCTTGTTTTGTTTGATCACGACAATTTTCTTCTTGTCCTCCTATCTGAATGGTTTCAAAAAGCAGCTGTCCTTTTATTGTTTTTTTGCCAACGTGTTTATTATCGTGCTCACGTTTTCCAGGACGACTTACGTGACCAGTGCCATTATTATTGGAATTGTGCTTATTTCCTTTTATTCCAAAAAGAGTTTCTTTTCGTTCAAAAACATCGTTTTGGCATCTGTGGGGTTTGTTTTGTTTTTGGGCATACTTTACCTCAGCCCATTGAGTGAACTGTTTCTGGCAAGTGATTTCGAAAACCAAATAGAGGTCCGCTTTTCGTCTTGGTTTATGGGCTATGATATTTGGAACAGGGCCAAATTACTGGGCGTGGGCATTAACGCCCATGTTTATTATATGGGACATTTTATCCGGGTTACCCAAGACCTGGCAGTGGTGGAGTTCATCACCACCAATCCGATTCACAATATCCACCTGATCGTGCTCGCGGAAACAGGACTGGTTGGAATGGTGCTGTGGTTGAGTTTTTTTGGAAGCAAAATGAGCAGCCATACCAAGTCCTTAAAGACAAGGAACATTGTGGTGAATATATTTAGTTTGGCCACTATTGGCATTCTTATTTCAATATTCATTTACGGATTTTTTGGTTGGGCTCCCCTCAAGAGGGAAATGATCACCTTGACTTTTTTGATCGGTCAGGTGCATGTTTTTAAAGTCTACAACCATCGGACGGCACACCATTACAGGCCACAACCACTGGATTTTACGCAGCAACTTGTCAATTAA
- a CDS encoding glycosyltransferase, whose translation MKANQPTELILITKRFPFYKTEAFLESEIKLVAQSYDKVTIYPYEMGSYCRKVPENVEVDCSFSAVYQRKISRAAKAMFSSDFIKAVWAHRSKLKGLKDLGMLLKFISNGRAYARFFGDHTKLSQDTNVVYTYWFNEATYAFLRLREEGKIRSSVISRAHRFDIYEAGPNVRSFWPYRKYCLEKLQALYSISEDGKHFLETNYGINPAIEVAKLGVYDKQQVAKKSKEGTSVIVSVSRVAPMKRVDFIRMAVIRFAQKYPGQKVKWVHFGDGDGWKDLREKSDVPENLTVILKGYVKNEAIYDYYASHPVDLFTNLSSTEGIPVSIMEAISFGIPIVATKVGGTGEIVGTETGKLLPPNPSLEEVVAAFGEVLEKSFSADQVREFYNENFNAEKNYTAFAKSLSELTVSAGHCQLT comes from the coding sequence ATGAAAGCAAACCAGCCAACCGAATTGATATTGATCACGAAGCGGTTTCCTTTTTACAAAACGGAGGCATTTTTGGAAAGTGAAATCAAGCTTGTCGCACAGTCATACGATAAGGTGACGATCTATCCTTATGAGATGGGGAGTTACTGCAGAAAGGTGCCTGAAAATGTGGAAGTGGACTGTTCTTTCTCTGCCGTTTATCAAAGGAAAATTTCCAGGGCTGCAAAGGCCATGTTTTCCAGCGATTTTATAAAGGCTGTTTGGGCACACCGCTCCAAGCTAAAGGGATTGAAGGACCTGGGAATGCTGTTGAAATTTATATCAAATGGACGTGCCTATGCTCGTTTTTTTGGAGACCATACCAAATTATCACAGGATACCAATGTGGTATATACCTATTGGTTCAATGAGGCCACCTATGCTTTTTTACGCTTGAGGGAAGAAGGGAAAATTCGATCTTCAGTGATCAGCAGGGCCCATCGATTTGATATTTATGAAGCTGGGCCAAATGTGCGTTCTTTCTGGCCATATAGAAAGTATTGCTTGGAGAAGCTGCAAGCACTGTATTCCATTTCAGAAGATGGAAAGCATTTTCTCGAGACCAATTATGGAATCAATCCTGCTATTGAAGTGGCCAAATTGGGCGTGTATGATAAGCAGCAGGTGGCAAAAAAATCCAAGGAGGGTACATCGGTGATTGTCTCGGTATCAAGGGTGGCTCCGATGAAAAGAGTAGATTTCATAAGAATGGCAGTGATCCGATTTGCCCAAAAATATCCTGGACAAAAGGTGAAATGGGTTCATTTTGGCGATGGAGATGGATGGAAGGATCTTAGGGAAAAAAGTGATGTTCCTGAAAATTTGACCGTAATCCTCAAGGGGTATGTGAAGAATGAAGCGATTTATGATTACTATGCCAGTCATCCTGTGGACTTGTTTACCAACCTCAGTTCCACAGAGGGAATACCAGTTTCCATCATGGAAGCCATTTCCTTTGGCATCCCCATAGTGGCCACCAAAGTAGGAGGGACTGGCGAGATCGTAGGTACGGAAACAGGCAAGTTATTGCCGCCCAATCCGAGTTTGGAAGAAGTGGTAGCGGCTTTCGGAGAGGTGTTGGAAAAAAGTTTCTCTGCTGACCAAGTCCGGGAGTTTTACAATGAAAACTTCAATGCGGAAAAAAATTACACCGCATTTGCCAAGTCACTTTCTGAATTAACCGTATCAGCTGGACATTGTCAACTCACCTAA
- a CDS encoding glycosyltransferase family 4 protein, whose protein sequence is MKVAYITYPWFLDFSIEYIRELSKRVSLHVFVLTSEGKLSSTIFSLKEAPCKKSKDAYSFKEVKGALKDAVFFESYISGCASVDFMFFPKKRVGLEGIKRNRQLGKLINSIGPDVVHFDDISIELFALPLFVKRGKWVIDVHDPKPHSGEQDWRRKLIRTLMYPRAAFFLTFSEHSKNTFQSIYGKQKTVHNLSLVPYTFYAKYQSADAALQVPENYLLFVGRVSQYKGVEDLLRSFREISKMYPDLKLVIAGKWKANFTVPDELITNEQVMIINRFLENEEVATLVRHCRAVVCPYKDATQSGVVMTSFGLEKKVIVSNVGGLPEAVFQESGLIYDRSRKDGLTTALKSFLDDPANGLAFQERKEITALYNTAKLVKLYQAI, encoded by the coding sequence ATGAAGGTTGCATACATTACATATCCATGGTTCCTGGATTTTTCCATTGAGTATATCAGGGAATTGAGCAAGCGGGTATCCCTACACGTCTTTGTGCTTACTTCTGAAGGAAAACTATCCTCTACAATATTCAGTCTAAAGGAAGCACCCTGTAAAAAAAGCAAAGATGCCTATTCATTCAAGGAAGTCAAGGGGGCATTAAAGGATGCCGTTTTTTTTGAATCCTATATATCCGGTTGTGCGTCTGTTGATTTTATGTTTTTTCCGAAAAAACGCGTGGGACTGGAAGGGATCAAAAGGAATAGACAGTTGGGCAAACTGATCAATTCCATCGGTCCAGATGTGGTTCACTTTGATGATATTTCCATTGAGTTGTTTGCCCTGCCACTCTTTGTGAAGCGTGGGAAATGGGTGATCGATGTCCATGATCCCAAGCCGCATTCAGGAGAGCAGGATTGGAGGAGAAAGCTGATCAGGACATTGATGTATCCAAGAGCAGCGTTCTTTCTCACGTTTTCTGAACATTCCAAAAATACCTTTCAATCCATTTACGGAAAACAAAAAACTGTTCATAACCTTTCGTTGGTGCCTTATACCTTTTATGCAAAATATCAAAGTGCTGATGCGGCCCTTCAGGTTCCTGAAAACTACCTGCTGTTTGTTGGAAGGGTCTCTCAGTACAAAGGAGTGGAAGATCTGTTGCGGAGTTTTAGGGAGATTTCCAAGATGTATCCAGACCTAAAATTGGTCATCGCAGGAAAGTGGAAGGCAAACTTCACCGTTCCGGATGAATTGATAACCAATGAGCAGGTTATGATCATTAATCGATTTTTGGAAAATGAAGAAGTCGCCACGTTGGTACGGCATTGCAGGGCAGTGGTATGTCCTTACAAAGATGCCACCCAAAGCGGGGTAGTAATGACCTCGTTTGGATTAGAGAAAAAAGTCATTGTTTCGAATGTCGGGGGACTTCCCGAAGCGGTTTTCCAAGAAAGTGGATTGATATACGATCGCTCCAGGAAGGATGGGCTGACCACGGCACTGAAGTCATTTCTTGATGATCCAGCCAACGGTTTGGCCTTTCAGGAGAGAAAGGAGATCACAGCATTGTATAATACGGCAAAACTCGTAAAACTATATCAGGCAATTTGA
- a CDS encoding polysaccharide pyruvyl transferase family protein codes for MEYLYYKSEKGNFGDDLNGWLWPKLFGPEDTSDDLAFLGIGTILYEKNKHIISAQDKRKVVFGTGVRPIHKQFPLDASWDIRFLRGPLSSNHFNREFKYISDAAYALKLLPEFQKISNTTKQYNVSFIPYFKSESYFDWKSICKELGIHYITTHTDLGIEYTLREIAASNFIISEAMHGAILADIFRIPWRRFVLTTPFTEGERVSEFKWADWMNSVEIFQHDPLYVPLYKKGRFHSMIKRFSGGSVEANVFLKNKVKDQILKTLSQRDITFDMSSDQRANQVFSRMGDEVELLNQKLHKTVY; via the coding sequence ATGGAATATTTGTACTACAAGTCGGAAAAAGGAAACTTCGGCGACGATCTCAACGGCTGGTTATGGCCAAAACTGTTTGGTCCGGAAGATACTTCAGATGATCTGGCATTCTTAGGGATAGGCACGATTTTGTATGAAAAAAACAAACACATCATTTCTGCCCAGGATAAAAGAAAAGTAGTGTTTGGCACAGGAGTAAGGCCGATTCACAAGCAGTTTCCTTTGGATGCAAGTTGGGACATCAGGTTCCTGAGAGGCCCCCTTTCTTCCAATCATTTCAATAGGGAATTTAAGTACATTTCTGATGCCGCCTATGCCCTCAAACTGCTCCCGGAATTTCAAAAAATCAGCAATACGACGAAGCAGTACAATGTTAGTTTTATCCCTTATTTTAAGTCTGAGAGCTATTTTGACTGGAAGAGCATTTGTAAGGAGCTGGGAATTCACTACATCACTACCCACACAGATTTGGGGATAGAATATACCTTGCGGGAAATCGCTGCATCCAACTTCATCATCTCGGAAGCCATGCACGGAGCTATTTTGGCGGATATATTCAGGATTCCGTGGAGGCGATTTGTTCTGACTACACCCTTTACAGAAGGGGAGCGGGTTTCCGAATTCAAATGGGCGGATTGGATGAATTCCGTGGAGATCTTCCAACATGATCCATTATACGTCCCTTTGTACAAAAAAGGAAGGTTTCATTCCATGATCAAGCGCTTCTCAGGAGGAAGTGTGGAGGCCAATGTTTTCTTGAAGAACAAGGTGAAAGATCAAATACTGAAAACCCTCTCCCAACGAGATATCACTTTTGATATGTCTTCTGACCAACGGGCAAATCAGGTGTTTTCCCGAATGGGAGACGAGGTGGAGCTGCTGAATCAAAAACTCCATAAGACGGTCTATTGA